A portion of the Ferrimonas lipolytica genome contains these proteins:
- a CDS encoding YfcL family protein: MMLERWDKICQNWVNHQLEHGSDDEVFSSGYLQGHFAVVLSHLEQQPQLDFPLLQAQMAQNLEQAKSELAPEDMALVSNAWQQLCEQLQPTT, translated from the coding sequence ATGATGTTAGAGCGCTGGGATAAAATTTGTCAGAATTGGGTTAATCATCAATTAGAGCACGGCAGTGATGATGAGGTGTTTTCCAGTGGTTATCTGCAAGGCCATTTTGCCGTGGTGTTGTCGCATCTAGAGCAACAACCTCAGCTCGATTTCCCACTGTTACAAGCACAGATGGCGCAGAATCTTGAGCAAGCGAAAAGTGAATTAGCACCAGAAGATATGGCGCTGGTTAGTAACGCATGGCAACAATTGTGTGAGCAACTGCAGCCAACAACTTGA
- a CDS encoding ATP-NAD kinase family protein, which produces MFKLGLIINPLAGLGGAVALKGSDGVAQQALALGAEPKAELRMVQALQLLQPLADRLTLYCAGGKMGESVARRLGFKVEVVHRPANITDANDSFHTAAALHQLGVDLILFAGGDGTARDIFSAVGSQQAVLGVPAGVKIHSGVYAITPKAAGLVAVQMVQGELVSVTDAEVRDIDENAFRQGQVKARYFGEMMVPEALRFMQAVKQGGRESEQLVLDDIAAEVIEQMEDEFQYIVGSGSTVAAVMAQLGLDNTLLGVDLVQAGELVGTDLTAQQLLQAVANKPTKLVITLIGGQGHLFGRGNQQLCPALIKAVGRENIIVLATKTKLTALGGRALLADTGDTQLNAELAGHYRIVTGYRDAVLYPLANPEES; this is translated from the coding sequence ATGTTTAAACTTGGTTTGATAATTAATCCATTAGCGGGCTTAGGGGGCGCGGTCGCGCTCAAAGGGTCGGATGGGGTTGCCCAGCAAGCACTGGCACTTGGTGCTGAACCAAAGGCTGAGCTCCGCATGGTGCAGGCGTTGCAACTGCTGCAACCACTGGCCGACAGGCTTACGTTGTATTGTGCCGGTGGCAAAATGGGCGAAAGCGTAGCGCGTAGGTTGGGCTTCAAGGTTGAGGTAGTGCATCGGCCAGCCAACATTACTGATGCCAACGATAGCTTTCATACCGCTGCGGCGTTGCATCAATTGGGGGTTGATCTGATCCTGTTTGCTGGTGGCGACGGTACTGCTCGTGACATATTCAGTGCCGTTGGCAGCCAACAGGCGGTACTGGGGGTGCCTGCTGGTGTCAAAATCCATTCCGGCGTATATGCGATTACCCCTAAGGCTGCGGGACTGGTGGCAGTGCAGATGGTTCAAGGCGAGTTGGTTAGCGTCACCGATGCCGAGGTGCGTGACATCGACGAAAATGCTTTTCGCCAAGGGCAGGTAAAAGCCCGCTACTTTGGCGAGATGATGGTGCCGGAAGCGTTACGATTTATGCAGGCGGTAAAGCAGGGCGGACGTGAATCGGAACAATTAGTATTGGACGATATCGCTGCTGAAGTGATTGAGCAGATGGAAGATGAGTTTCAATATATTGTCGGATCTGGCTCAACCGTGGCGGCGGTAATGGCACAACTAGGGCTCGATAACACCTTGCTTGGAGTTGATCTGGTACAAGCAGGAGAGTTAGTTGGCACTGACTTAACCGCGCAGCAGCTGCTGCAAGCGGTAGCCAATAAGCCCACCAAACTGGTTATCACTCTTATTGGTGGTCAAGGCCATCTGTTTGGTCGAGGTAATCAACAATTATGTCCGGCATTAATTAAAGCTGTAGGGCGAGAAAACATCATTGTGCTCGCCACCAAAACCAAATTAACCGCCTTAGGCGGACGTGCTTTGTTAGCGGATACCGGCGATACACAGTTAAATGCTGAACTGGCTGGGCACTATCGAATTGTTACTGGCTATCGAGATGCGGTACTTTATCCGTTAGCCAATCCAGAAGAATCCTGA
- a CDS encoding MFS transporter codes for MSQLLSGRQGKALAACYFFYFAINGLLLPYLGTYFSDLGFDSFAIGQLMSVLFVTRMVAPNLWAYLADKLGHRARFIKMGAFLAALIFSATIGTTAFFYLALILFGYTFFWNGVLPQLEVVTLTSLGNQSHRYGTLRSFGSIGYIVVVLCAGAWFEYHGSSSFAYIGLALFIGLACSSLWVSEPQVAVSSKASSAAFMTVLMSPAMILFLLASILLQASHGPFYTFFVLHMSQLGVGEGMAGVMVAGGVFAEIGIFAIAPRLLARFSLANLLLFTAAITALRWGLTGVMEANQVGQLLVQGLHGISFGLGHACAIQYIHRSFPVADQGKAQALYASVAFGLGGAMGAWCGGLGWQDGAGASATWFGAATAALLALLILLLFRHCQSKPAG; via the coding sequence ATGAGCCAACTTTTATCAGGCCGTCAGGGCAAAGCCTTGGCGGCCTGTTATTTTTTCTACTTTGCCATTAATGGCTTGTTACTCCCTTATCTCGGTACCTATTTTAGTGACTTGGGCTTCGACTCTTTTGCCATTGGGCAGTTGATGTCGGTGCTGTTTGTGACACGTATGGTTGCGCCCAACCTGTGGGCCTACCTAGCGGATAAACTGGGTCATCGTGCTCGCTTTATTAAGATGGGCGCGTTCCTCGCGGCACTGATCTTCTCGGCGACCATCGGTACCACTGCGTTTTTCTATTTAGCGTTAATCTTGTTTGGTTACACCTTCTTCTGGAATGGCGTGTTACCGCAGTTGGAAGTGGTTACTCTCACCAGTTTGGGTAACCAAAGCCATCGTTACGGTACGCTGCGTAGCTTTGGTAGCATTGGTTATATCGTGGTAGTGCTCTGCGCCGGTGCTTGGTTTGAGTATCACGGTAGTAGCAGTTTTGCGTATATCGGCTTGGCGCTGTTTATCGGCTTAGCCTGCTCGAGCCTGTGGGTGAGCGAACCCCAAGTCGCCGTTTCGAGTAAAGCCAGTAGTGCTGCATTTATGACGGTATTGATGAGCCCAGCAATGATATTGTTTCTGCTCGCCAGCATTCTGTTGCAGGCCAGTCACGGCCCCTTTTATACCTTCTTTGTGTTGCACATGAGCCAATTGGGTGTCGGTGAGGGTATGGCTGGTGTAATGGTCGCTGGCGGTGTGTTTGCTGAGATTGGCATCTTTGCTATAGCGCCGCGACTATTAGCTCGATTTAGTCTCGCTAACCTGTTGCTGTTTACCGCTGCTATCACTGCGCTGCGTTGGGGTCTAACCGGAGTAATGGAAGCCAATCAGGTTGGGCAACTTCTGGTACAAGGACTGCACGGTATCAGTTTTGGCTTGGGGCATGCGTGCGCAATCCAGTATATCCATCGTAGCTTCCCCGTTGCCGATCAAGGCAAAGCGCAGGCACTCTATGCCAGCGTGGCCTTTGGTTTGGGCGGAGCGATGGGGGCGTGGTGCGGCGGCTTGGGTTGGCAAGATGGTGCCGGTGCTAGCGCAACCTGGTTTGGCGCAGCAACTGCAGCGTTGTTGGCACTGCTGATATTACTGCTGTTTCGCCACTGCCAATCGAAGCCTGCAGGCTGA
- the aroC gene encoding chorismate synthase: MAGNSIGTLFRVTSFGESHGIAIGAIVDGCPPGLELSEADLQGDLDRRRPGTSRFTTARREADEVKILSGVFNGKTTGTSIGLLIENTDQRSRDYSDIAEVFRPGHADYSYHHKYGNRDYRGGGRSSARETAMRVAAGAIAKKYLHAKFGVEVRACVDQLGPICAEQIQWDQVNQNPFFFADSDKLDQLDQYMRDLKKEGDSVGAKVFVEATNVPVGLGEPVFDRLDADLAHALMGINAAKAVAIGDGFDCVAQKGSVHRDEMHPNGFASNHAGGVLGGISSGQPITASVAFKPTSSITVPGKSINTSGESIEMITKGRHDPCVGIRAVPIVEAMVAIVLLDHLLRHRGQNHDVVVATPELSMQP; the protein is encoded by the coding sequence ATGGCTGGCAATAGTATTGGAACCTTATTTCGAGTCACCAGTTTTGGTGAAAGTCATGGCATCGCTATCGGTGCCATCGTTGATGGCTGTCCTCCGGGGCTAGAGTTAAGCGAAGCGGATCTGCAGGGCGATTTAGATCGCCGTCGTCCCGGTACGTCTCGCTTTACCACCGCACGACGCGAAGCGGATGAGGTTAAGATCCTCTCGGGCGTATTCAACGGCAAAACCACCGGAACTTCGATTGGTTTGCTGATTGAGAATACCGATCAGCGCAGTCGCGATTATTCCGACATCGCTGAGGTGTTTCGCCCAGGCCACGCTGATTACAGCTACCACCACAAATATGGCAATCGCGATTATCGTGGTGGTGGCCGCAGTTCGGCCCGGGAAACCGCCATGCGGGTGGCTGCCGGTGCCATTGCTAAAAAGTATCTGCATGCCAAGTTTGGAGTCGAGGTACGAGCCTGCGTTGATCAACTAGGCCCTATCTGCGCTGAGCAGATCCAATGGGACCAAGTAAATCAAAATCCGTTCTTCTTCGCCGATAGCGATAAGCTTGATCAACTCGATCAGTACATGCGCGATCTGAAGAAAGAGGGCGATTCTGTTGGAGCCAAGGTGTTTGTTGAAGCTACCAATGTGCCAGTAGGATTGGGTGAGCCGGTGTTTGACCGCTTAGATGCAGATTTGGCACATGCGTTGATGGGCATCAATGCAGCGAAGGCTGTTGCCATTGGTGACGGCTTTGATTGTGTCGCTCAAAAGGGGTCAGTTCATCGTGATGAGATGCACCCTAATGGCTTTGCAAGTAACCACGCTGGTGGAGTTCTTGGTGGCATCAGCTCTGGTCAGCCGATCACTGCCTCGGTGGCGTTCAAACCGACTAGCTCAATTACCGTACCCGGCAAGAGCATCAACACCAGTGGTGAGTCGATTGAGATGATTACCAAAGGGCGCCATGACCCCTGTGTTGGTATTCGTGCGGTGCCGATTGTGGAAGCGATGGTAGCTATCGTCCTGCTGGATCACCTGCTGCGTCATCGTGGCCAGAACCATGATGTTGTGGTGGCGACACCAGAACTTTCGATGCAGCCTTAA
- the prmB gene encoding 50S ribosomal protein L3 N(5)-glutamine methyltransferase, whose amino-acid sequence MEKIFIDEAVNELHTIDDMLRWCVSRFNAAGLYYGHGTDNPWDEAIGLVMHTLHLPIELGAQVRNARLTSTEKHRIVELAIRRVRERVPVPYLTNTAYFAGYEFFVDERVLVPRSPFAELIENEFNPWIYNKSINNVLDLCTGSACIAIACAHTFEDAQVDAVDISPEALEVAQVNIEQHGLLERVYPIQSDGFGVLTGQKYDLIVSNPPYVDSDDMADLPEEFHHEPELGLASGNDGLDLTRHILANAADHLTDDGVLFVEVGNSMPALSEQFPQVPFTWLEFEMGGHGVFTLTREQLVAAAEHFAPFK is encoded by the coding sequence GTGGAAAAAATCTTTATCGATGAAGCCGTCAATGAGCTTCATACCATTGATGATATGTTGCGCTGGTGCGTGAGCCGATTTAATGCTGCTGGCCTTTACTACGGTCATGGCACAGATAACCCTTGGGATGAAGCCATTGGCTTAGTAATGCACACCCTACACCTACCGATTGAACTGGGTGCTCAGGTGCGCAATGCGCGCTTAACCAGCACTGAAAAGCATCGCATTGTTGAACTGGCGATCCGTCGTGTACGTGAGCGTGTGCCGGTGCCTTACCTAACTAATACTGCTTACTTTGCTGGTTACGAGTTCTTTGTTGATGAGCGCGTACTGGTGCCGCGCAGCCCGTTTGCGGAGCTGATCGAAAACGAATTTAACCCGTGGATCTACAACAAGAGCATCAACAACGTATTGGATCTGTGTACTGGCTCTGCCTGTATCGCCATTGCTTGTGCGCATACCTTTGAAGACGCTCAGGTTGACGCGGTTGATATTAGCCCAGAAGCGCTGGAAGTGGCACAGGTCAACATTGAGCAACATGGTTTGCTCGAGCGTGTTTACCCAATTCAGTCTGATGGCTTTGGCGTACTGACTGGGCAGAAATACGATTTGATCGTTTCTAACCCACCATACGTTGATTCTGATGACATGGCGGATCTGCCGGAAGAGTTCCACCACGAGCCCGAACTTGGCTTAGCCTCTGGTAATGATGGTCTGGATCTAACCCGCCACATCTTGGCTAACGCGGCCGATCACCTAACCGATGACGGAGTGTTGTTTGTTGAGGTGGGTAACTCGATGCCGGCACTGTCTGAGCAGTTCCCGCAAGTACCATTTACTTGGTTAGAGTTTGAGATGGGTGGTCACGGCGTCTTTACCCTGACGCGCGAGCAATTGGTTGCTGCGGCAGAGCACTTCGCCCCATTTAAATAA
- the smrB gene encoding endonuclease SmrB: MTKPIDDHQDDFDLFRQSMGDVKPMGNDKVTHQKVIPTPKKTRAKQERKLADHYFSDSYHPVFPSDGPMRWTRDDIDTFELKKLRRGEYSPELLLDLHGYTLAEARHELIALINACKQQHVPCASVMTGIGTGVLKQKVPAWLCQHPDVLAFHQAPLEWGGNGALLILVEIPDSEMHLR, translated from the coding sequence ATGACCAAACCGATTGACGACCACCAAGACGATTTTGACCTGTTCCGCCAAAGCATGGGCGATGTAAAACCGATGGGAAACGATAAGGTAACCCATCAGAAGGTAATACCAACGCCGAAGAAAACCCGAGCTAAACAGGAACGAAAGCTGGCTGATCATTACTTCTCAGATAGCTACCACCCTGTATTTCCGAGCGATGGGCCCATGCGTTGGACTCGCGATGATATCGATACCTTTGAGTTGAAGAAATTACGCCGTGGTGAGTACAGCCCCGAATTACTGCTAGATTTGCACGGCTATACCTTGGCGGAAGCACGACATGAACTGATTGCATTGATTAACGCCTGTAAACAACAACATGTGCCCTGCGCAAGCGTAATGACAGGTATAGGTACCGGCGTATTAAAACAAAAGGTGCCAGCATGGCTATGCCAGCACCCTGATGTTTTAGCCTTTCACCAAGCCCCACTAGAATGGGGAGGCAATGGTGCCTTGCTTATCTTGGTTGAGATCCCCGATTCAGAAATGCATCTGCGGTGA
- the sixA gene encoding phosphohistidine phosphatase SixA — protein sequence MNIYLMRHGEAGFDAPSDQLRQLTSLGKSQSLEVAQQFLVAMQHMDLVLVSPYLRAQQTWQMIESLCQAQPQVQVLDELVPEADPAITRDVVVATAAVAKANNVLVIAHMPLLGYLLAELVPGQEPCLFATSGIAEIAMLEKPQLERRASPQMHF from the coding sequence ATGAACATCTATTTAATGCGTCATGGTGAGGCTGGTTTTGACGCGCCGTCGGATCAGCTGCGGCAACTGACGTCGCTAGGCAAGAGCCAAAGCTTAGAGGTTGCCCAGCAGTTTTTAGTGGCGATGCAGCATATGGATTTGGTTTTGGTGAGTCCTTACCTACGAGCTCAACAGACCTGGCAGATGATTGAATCGCTGTGCCAAGCACAACCACAGGTGCAGGTGTTGGATGAATTGGTGCCAGAGGCCGATCCAGCGATTACCCGTGATGTTGTGGTTGCGACTGCAGCAGTAGCTAAGGCGAATAACGTACTGGTTATCGCTCACATGCCGCTATTAGGCTATCTGCTCGCTGAATTGGTGCCAGGGCAGGAACCCTGTTTGTTTGCGACCTCAGGGATTGCTGAGATCGCGATGTTAGAGAAACCGCAACTGGAACGTCGCGCATCACCGCAGATGCATTTCTGA
- a CDS encoding insulinase family protein, producing MPQTLKISPNDPREYRHLVLSNQLTVLLVRDPSASKSAGAMTVKVGQFDDPCDREGMAHFLEHMLFLGTDKYPVAGEYQQFISQNGGSHNAWTGPEFTSYYFDVKPDAYHEALDRFCQFFTAPLFDEHLVDKERQSVDSEFKMKLQDDTRRFYQVHKETVNPLHPFSKFSVGNQQTLDDRDGQPVRDALIDFHQSHYSANLMTLVLVQAEPLDPLEQLVHEQFSQINNHNGDKQLPDLPLYSDNELGIEISIMPIKKARQLTITFPLGSLDDWYRHKPLTYLSYLLGHEGEGSLMSVLRQDGYIVQLSAGGGINGYNFKDYNISFQLTELGLTSIDHIIAVTFQFIKLVADSGFDQWRYQERQLLLERAFRYQEQAKPVDIACHLAVNMHHYDVEDILYGDYRMDGLEEGIVRQVLAQFTIDNIRLSVVAPDIKTDQQAKWYDTPYAISPISAERKARWFELELDSRLSLPEPNEYISDLLDPRPSEGNKPSPEVIYRNDQLVFWHKKDDEFNVPKAHLFVALDSDNCHKTCRAAAITRLYINLLTDSLTEITYAAEVAGLSYNIYPHQGGLTLHLSGFTGGQERLLAVLLQQARQRNFPQTRFDDIKQQVLRSWNGSRNARPISRLFSALTTTLQQRSYSPLDMADELETVTLDELHQHLDEVYSNLRVESMVYGDWTRVEAEGQAERLQLLLKEIGQPGSEVPRQLISIDDKGTVFREIESFHQDSAILVYYQSRSNDLKKMALFCLLNHAISSDFFHELRTKQQLGYMVGTSYVPMNRCPGIIFYIQSPVAGPLQLLEAIDQFISDFGYALMQISNKQWEETKSALANQISEQDSNLKAKAQRAWVSIGGKDFSFSQRQKVAALLSNIDRAELIRFMMERMRSRDPNRLVLHTSGSSHSDMTPLKGAQQITDLAGFKHQAKLLEF from the coding sequence ATGCCACAAACTCTGAAAATCAGCCCCAATGACCCGCGGGAATATCGCCATCTCGTCCTCAGCAACCAATTAACGGTGTTGCTAGTTCGAGACCCGTCCGCCAGCAAATCTGCTGGCGCCATGACGGTGAAAGTAGGTCAATTCGATGATCCTTGCGATCGCGAAGGCATGGCACACTTTTTAGAGCACATGCTATTTCTCGGTACCGACAAATATCCGGTTGCCGGCGAATACCAGCAGTTTATTAGCCAAAATGGCGGCAGTCACAACGCGTGGACCGGCCCAGAGTTCACCAGCTACTACTTCGATGTTAAGCCGGATGCTTACCATGAAGCGCTCGACCGTTTCTGCCAGTTCTTTACCGCGCCGCTATTCGATGAGCACCTTGTCGATAAAGAGCGTCAATCGGTCGACTCTGAATTTAAGATGAAGTTGCAGGATGATACTCGCCGCTTCTATCAAGTCCATAAAGAAACGGTCAACCCGTTGCATCCGTTTTCAAAGTTCTCCGTTGGTAACCAACAGACCCTTGATGATCGTGATGGCCAGCCGGTACGGGACGCACTGATCGACTTCCACCAAAGCCATTACTCCGCCAACCTAATGACACTGGTATTGGTTCAAGCTGAGCCTTTAGATCCACTAGAGCAGCTGGTGCATGAGCAGTTTAGTCAGATCAATAATCACAATGGTGACAAGCAGCTACCTGACTTACCCCTTTATAGCGACAATGAACTGGGTATCGAAATCTCGATTATGCCAATTAAAAAGGCACGCCAGCTCACTATCACCTTCCCGTTAGGATCGCTCGACGATTGGTATCGTCACAAGCCACTGACCTATCTATCGTACTTATTAGGGCACGAAGGCGAAGGCAGCTTAATGTCGGTGCTGCGCCAAGACGGCTACATCGTTCAACTCTCTGCCGGTGGTGGCATCAACGGCTACAACTTCAAAGATTACAACATCAGTTTCCAGCTGACGGAGCTTGGGTTAACCAGCATCGATCACATCATTGCGGTTACCTTCCAGTTTATTAAATTGGTTGCCGATAGCGGCTTCGACCAATGGCGTTACCAAGAACGCCAACTTCTGCTGGAACGCGCCTTCCGTTACCAAGAACAAGCCAAGCCGGTTGATATCGCCTGTCATCTGGCGGTCAATATGCATCACTATGATGTCGAAGATATCCTCTACGGCGATTACCGTATGGACGGTTTAGAAGAAGGCATTGTTCGTCAGGTGCTAGCGCAATTCACCATCGATAATATACGCCTTAGCGTTGTTGCGCCGGACATCAAGACCGATCAACAAGCAAAATGGTACGACACCCCGTACGCCATCAGCCCCATTAGCGCAGAACGCAAAGCCCGTTGGTTCGAACTCGAGCTCGATTCGCGCTTGTCATTGCCGGAGCCGAACGAATACATCAGCGATCTGCTCGACCCACGCCCATCAGAGGGCAACAAGCCTAGCCCCGAGGTAATCTATCGCAATGATCAGCTGGTGTTCTGGCACAAAAAGGACGATGAATTCAACGTCCCTAAAGCGCATCTATTCGTAGCCCTAGACAGCGATAACTGTCATAAGACCTGCCGGGCGGCGGCAATCACTCGCCTTTACATTAACTTGCTTACCGATTCGTTAACCGAAATCACCTACGCCGCTGAAGTGGCTGGCCTTAGCTATAATATTTATCCACACCAAGGTGGCTTAACGCTGCACCTGAGTGGCTTTACCGGTGGACAAGAACGGCTATTGGCTGTGCTATTACAGCAAGCACGACAGCGCAACTTCCCCCAAACCCGCTTTGACGACATCAAACAACAAGTACTACGTAGTTGGAACGGCAGCCGCAATGCTCGCCCTATCTCACGTTTGTTCAGCGCCCTTACCACAACCTTGCAGCAACGCAGTTACAGTCCGTTGGATATGGCTGACGAGCTAGAAACCGTTACCCTTGACGAGTTGCATCAACATCTCGATGAGGTATACAGCAACCTACGGGTTGAAAGTATGGTGTATGGCGATTGGACTCGAGTAGAAGCTGAAGGCCAAGCTGAGCGCCTGCAACTGCTCCTCAAAGAGATTGGCCAGCCAGGATCTGAAGTGCCACGGCAGCTGATCAGCATCGACGACAAAGGCACAGTATTCCGTGAGATTGAAAGTTTTCACCAAGACAGTGCCATTTTGGTTTACTACCAATCCCGCAGTAATGATTTGAAAAAGATGGCGCTGTTTTGCTTGCTCAATCACGCCATCTCCAGCGACTTTTTCCACGAGCTGCGCACCAAGCAACAGCTCGGTTATATGGTTGGTACCAGCTATGTGCCGATGAACCGCTGCCCAGGGATTATCTTTTATATTCAAAGCCCGGTTGCTGGCCCACTGCAGCTACTCGAAGCGATCGATCAATTTATCAGCGACTTTGGCTATGCCTTGATGCAGATCTCCAACAAACAATGGGAAGAGACCAAAAGCGCGTTAGCCAATCAGATCTCTGAGCAAGACAGCAATCTAAAAGCCAAAGCTCAACGGGCTTGGGTGTCGATCGGCGGCAAAGATTTCAGCTTCAGTCAGCGCCAAAAAGTGGCGGCGTTATTATCCAACATAGACCGAGCTGAACTTATCCGCTTTATGATGGAACGCATGCGCAGCCGCGATCCCAATCGATTAGTACTGCATACTAGCGGTAGCTCCCATAGTGATATGACGCCACTCAAAGGAGCGCAGCAAATTACTGATTTGGCTGGCTTTAAGCATCAAGCCAAACTACTTGAATTCTAA